Proteins encoded in a region of the Candidatus Methylomirabilota bacterium genome:
- a CDS encoding creatininase family protein, with amino-acid sequence MSVCRLEELSSSALDALDRARTVIILTVSPLEEHGPHLPVGVDAFTAEAFARTVAEQLSTRRPGWTVVLAPTLYLGCFTFDAVGTIRVRQRVVRDAVVDFGASLARAGFRYILVSNGHAGPGHLVALEEAAGIVSRRHGVTMASFTGHLAWEFLRGRYLPKVETALGRPLSAAERQALAEDAHGGWWETSLMLVLRPDLVDDGYRALPPARYSLPARLVPNYPLRSGGQGYVGHPALADPAFARVILDVLTAEGMELVDGMLDGRIRAAGHHSPFFAVPLFRTNFWRVVGAACAAAGVAAAAWWVLG; translated from the coding sequence CTCGACCGAGCCCGAACGGTCATCATCCTGACCGTCAGCCCGCTCGAGGAACACGGCCCTCACCTGCCGGTGGGCGTCGACGCTTTCACGGCGGAGGCCTTCGCCCGGACCGTCGCCGAGCAGCTCTCGACCCGCCGGCCCGGCTGGACCGTGGTCCTCGCCCCGACGCTCTACCTCGGCTGCTTCACCTTCGACGCGGTCGGCACGATCCGCGTTCGCCAGCGGGTCGTCCGCGACGCGGTGGTGGACTTCGGCGCCTCGCTGGCCCGCGCCGGGTTCCGCTACATCCTCGTTTCCAACGGGCACGCCGGGCCGGGACACCTGGTGGCGCTCGAAGAGGCCGCCGGCATCGTCTCCCGCCGGCACGGCGTGACCATGGCCTCCTTCACCGGCCACCTCGCGTGGGAGTTCCTCCGGGGTCGCTACCTCCCGAAAGTCGAGACGGCCCTCGGCCGTCCCCTCTCGGCCGCCGAGCGGCAGGCGCTCGCCGAGGACGCCCACGGCGGATGGTGGGAAACCTCCCTGATGCTGGTGCTGCGACCGGACCTGGTCGACGACGGCTACCGCGCGCTTCCGCCCGCCCGCTACTCGTTGCCGGCGCGCCTGGTCCCGAACTATCCGCTGCGGAGCGGCGGCCAAGGCTACGTGGGGCACCCGGCCCTCGCCGACCCGGCCTTCGCCCGGGTCATCCTGGACGTGCTGACGGCGGAGGGCATGGAGCTGGTCGACGGGATGCTCGACGGACGCATCCGGGCCGCCGGGCACCACTCGCCGTTCTTCGCGGTCCCCCTCTTCCGAACCAATTTCTGGCGGGTCGTCGGCGCGGCATGTGCGGCGGCGGGCGTGGCGGCGGCCGCCTGGTGGGTGCTCGGATGA
- the npdG gene encoding NADPH-dependent F420 reductase, producing MGARMIVAILGGTGKEGTGLALRWARARHHILIGSRSPDRAWERARELARQVPGGAFDGRTNEEAGREGDLVVVTVPHAGHRALLTDLRPVLAGKIVLETVVPLDFGGPRLYAPPREGSAAEEAQAVLGPDARVVAGLHALAADELGSLDHTLDADVLICGDDADAKSTAAGLIEDLGVRCLDAGPLTMAPVLEGLTALMVRLNRRYKSKSAALRITGVEKNTR from the coding sequence GTGGGTGCTCGGATGATCGTGGCCATCCTGGGCGGCACCGGGAAGGAGGGGACGGGGTTGGCGCTGCGCTGGGCGCGGGCCCGTCACCACATCCTGATCGGCTCGCGGAGCCCCGACCGCGCCTGGGAGCGAGCGCGGGAGTTGGCGCGCCAGGTGCCGGGCGGCGCCTTCGACGGTCGCACCAACGAGGAGGCCGGCCGCGAGGGCGACCTCGTGGTGGTGACGGTTCCCCACGCGGGACACCGCGCGCTCCTCACCGACCTGCGTCCCGTCCTGGCCGGCAAGATCGTGCTCGAGACGGTGGTGCCGCTGGACTTCGGAGGTCCGCGCCTCTACGCGCCACCCCGCGAGGGGTCGGCGGCCGAGGAGGCTCAGGCCGTGCTCGGGCCGGACGCGCGCGTGGTCGCGGGTCTCCATGCGCTGGCGGCCGACGAGCTCGGGAGCCTCGATCACACGCTCGACGCCGACGTCCTGATCTGCGGCGACGACGCCGACGCCAAGTCGACCGCAGCCGGATTGATCGAGGACCTCGGCGTCCGCTGCCTGGACGCGGGGCCGCTCACCATGGCGCCGGTCCTCGAGGGGCTGACCGCGCTCATGGTCCGGCTCAACCGTCGCTACAAGTCGAAGTCGGCCGCGCTCCGCATCACCGGCGTCGAGAAGAACACGCGATGA